TTGATAAGTGGATTGATACATTTGCCGATAGGTATAATATTACTGTAGATCAGGCCAGACGAATGCTTGAGCAGAGCAAAAAAGTTCAGGATGTCAGGGAGACTGTTCTCGAAGCTAAGGTCATGAGCTACATCCTTGATAATTCAGAAATTGTGGATGCATAGCATGAGAGAAAGGAATCAGATGCCGTACGTTCCGATAGTAGTCGAGCAAACCGGCAGGGGTGAGAGGGCATATGATATATTCTCCCGCCTGCTAAAGGACAGGATCATCTTTATCGGTACCCCGATTGATGACAACATAGCCAACCTGGTTATTGCGCAGATGCTGTTTCTTGAGGCTGAAGACCCCGAGAAGGACATCAACGTCTACATAAACAGTCCTGGTGGGATGGTGACAGCCGGCATGGCGATTTATGACACCATGCAGTTCATTAGACCAAGTATAGCAACAACTTGCATGGGTTTGGCGGCGAGCATGGGCGCAGTTCTTCTGACAGCCGGTGCTGCCGGCAAGCGTGCTGCATTGCCACACTCACGGATCATGATCCATCAGCCGCT
The sequence above is a segment of the Candidatus Zixiibacteriota bacterium genome. Coding sequences within it:
- the clpP gene encoding ATP-dependent Clp endopeptidase proteolytic subunit ClpP, with product MHSMRERNQMPYVPIVVEQTGRGERAYDIFSRLLKDRIIFIGTPIDDNIANLVIAQMLFLEAEDPEKDINVYINSPGGMVTAGMAIYDTMQFIRPSIATTCMGLAASMGAVLLTAGAAGKRAALPHSRIMIHQPLGGVQGQVTDIEIQTIEFKKHKDALNKILALHTGQPIETIEKDTDRNFFMSPEEAKAYGLIDEVFEKKGY